A single region of the Chrysoperla carnea chromosome 5, inChrCarn1.1, whole genome shotgun sequence genome encodes:
- the LOC123301606 gene encoding uncharacterized protein LOC123301606, which yields MKYYLINCVILLFFITQNVFTLPTFDDAGDELIQYDTRMKRDTDYDSGSSEEKGNKKNSDNGSSSSSEEPEKKESTYEKQKKDIEALEQKIKEAREKLAQKNKISATGKTNSDVFVFTPPGFTTTEAPTKQSLFEKQKQAMEKLSQALKDAMKQYEENLKKEKENKEKDTATLGSTSNVQKRSIVNLYDLRNQLVERMEEIRAKRAVNREKRASVRSLSGSKSDQELLQLLNDIQTLSERVRSVRSRIEENRK from the exons atgaagtattatttaattaattgtgtaatattattattttttattacgcaG aATGTTTTTACTCTGCCAACTTTCGATGATGCAGGAGATGAATTAATTCAG tatgaTACTCGTATGAAACGTGACACAGACTATGACTCTGGCTCAAGCGAAGAAAAAGGc AATAAGAAAAACTCTGATAATGGCTCGTCGTCAAGTAGTGAAGAACCAGAGAAAAAAGAATCCActtatgaaaaacaaaagaaagatATAGAAGCTctcgaacaaaaaattaaagaagccCGTGAAAAG TtagcacaaaaaaataaaatttcagcaaCTGGCAAAACAAATTCAGATGTTTTTGTATTTACGCCACCCGGTTTTACAACAACTGAAGCACCCACAAAACaatcattatttgaaaaacaaaaacaagctATGGAAAAATTGAGTCAAGCTTTAAAAGATGCAATGAAACag TacgaagaaaatttgaaaaaagaaaaagaaaataaagaaaaagataCAGCAACTTTGGGTAGTACTTCAAATGTTCAAAAACGTTCAATAGTTAATCTTTACGATTTACGTAAtcag CTTGTGGAACGTATGGAAGAAATCCGTGCTAAAAGAGCAGTTAATCGTGAAAAACGTGCAAGTGTACGCAGTTTAAGTGGATCAAAAAGCGATCAAGAACTTTTACAATTATTGAATGATATCCAAACATTATCTGAACGTGTTCGTTCCGTTCGATCAAGG attgaagaaaatcgaaaataa
- the LOC123301604 gene encoding uncharacterized protein LOC123301604 produces the protein MQILLRSDRIFFIKTVLFLFLLLSTQCLADEPELAKNVQAEGQAKSEAKNNIEKVENDEVVADETPESDEILLPIQNATEDDPDAETTNDISPEQENTVKESVDEASATKDSAETPVVEDNEITEQVSDTNGSEDETNPTNLVESEQSLPKKERVNLLPEEQAAGGVYGKQVAHVPGNRPPSQSSQSPLGGIASLFGGFRRAVVGGANANLAGAGDDPEVERAQKLKSGFEKMIQLVNVLGQVDSFLSDRTRSVVRRLSMLAESGEDDRYRRASHYHRRHHY, from the exons ATGCAAATTTTACTGAGAAGtgatcgaattttttttattaaaacggtGTTATTTTTg tttttattactttcaaCACAATGTTTAGCTGACGAGCCGGAATTAGCGAAAAATGTCCAAGCAGAAGGTCAAGCAAAATCAgaagctaaaaataatattgaaaaagttgaaaatgacGAAGTTGTAGCGGACGAAACACCTGAAtcagatgaaattttattaccaaTACAAAACGCTACGGAAGATGACCCGGACGCTGAAACGACAAATGATATTAGTCCGGAACAAGAAAATACCGTCAAAGAGTCGGTTGATGAAGCTAGTGCCACTAAAGATTCAGCTGAAACGCCTGTAGTTGAAGATAATGAGATTACAGAACAAGTTAGTGATACAAACGGCTCGGAGGATGAAACTAATCCAACAAATTTAGTTGAATCCGAACAAAGTTTACCGAAAAAAGAACGCGTCAACTTACTACCCGAAGAACAAGCTGCCGGAGGTGTTTATGGAAAACAAGTAGCACATGTACCAGGAAATCGACCACCTTCACAATCATCCCAATCACCACTTGGTGGCATTGCATCGTTATTTGGTGGATTTCGACGTGCAGTTGTCGGAGGTGCTAATGCTAATTTGGCCGGTGCGGGTGATGATCCAGAAGTTGAACGGGCACAAAAATTGAAAAGCGGTTTTGAGAAGATGATACAATTAGTGAATGTTTTAGGACAAGTTGATTCGTTTTTAAGTGATCGAACACGATCGGTGGTACGACGTTTATCGATGTTAGCTGAGTCTGGTGAGGATGATCGATATCGACGAGCATCGCATTATCATCGTCGACATCATTATTAA
- the LOC123301599 gene encoding ribosome production factor 2 homolog yields the protein MGVIKRVVKPVTHKGKKVLQSRAPKIIEDPKKTLFLKGRKASQYLQNVMKDLYLLKSPGCIMRNKKHDLVPMEDPTLLEILTKRNDCSLFMFGSHTKKRPNNLIIGCTYDEHILDMFEFEVTNFKSLAEFKNEKVTQGIKPCLIFSGPIWEQSPQFTRIKSLLIDCFQREQVEAIRLQGLEHVINFIVTPDNKILFRSYRIQLKKSGCKTPRVELEEIGPAFDLTLRRTKEASDDLFKRSLKQPRELKTTVKKNVSRDKLGSTHGRVHLGKQNIQKIQTRKMKGLKKSSKKNKKVVKKV from the exons ATGGGTGTCATAAAACGTGTtgt TAAACCAGTTACTCATAAAGGTAAAAAAGTCTTACAATCACGAGCACCAAAAATCATTGAAGATccgaaaaaaacattatttctaaAAGGACGTAAAGCTTCACAATACTTACAAAATGTTATgaaagatttatatttattaaaatcaccaGGATGTATTAtgcgaaataaaaaacatgatcTTGTACCAATGGAAGATCCGACGCTGttagaaattttaacaaaacgtAACGATTGTAGTTTATTTATGTTTGGTTCACATACGAAAAAACGAccgaataatttaattattggatgTACGTACGATGAACATATTTTGGATATGTTTGAATTTGaagtgacaaattttaaaagtttagctgaatttaaaaatgaaaag gTAACACAAGGTATTAAACCATGCTTAATATTTTCTGGACCAATCTGGGAACAATCACCACAATTCACACGTATTAAATCGTTATTAATCGATTGTTTTCAACGTGAACAAGTCGAAGCAATTCGTTTACAAGGTTTAGAACATGTTATAAACTTTATCGTCACTCCagataataaaattctatttcgATCATATCGAATACAATTAAAGAAATCTGGTTGTAAAACACCGCGTGTGGAATTAGAAGAAATTGGTCCAGCATTTGATTTAACATTAAGGCGTACAAAAGAAGCATCGGATGATTTGTTTAAACGATCACTTAAACAACCGAGAGAATTGAAAACGACTGTCAAGAAAAATGTATCACGTGATAAATTGGGTTCAACACATGGTCGTGTCCATTTGGGTAAACAGAATATACAGAAAATACAAACACGAAAAATGAAAGGTTTGAAAAAATCGtctaagaaaaataagaaagttgtaaaaaaagtttaa